From a single Sparus aurata chromosome 13, fSpaAur1.1, whole genome shotgun sequence genomic region:
- the sytl2a gene encoding synaptotagmin-like protein 2 isoform X6 has translation MIDLSFLSEEEQETILAVLRRDAQLKKAEEQRVQNLQRTVSDRGQLRYMTGEWFYETKQLRHQDRIHGSDIIRASMKQKHTQKPLTILELSQMLPEKPSFVSCDNKEVFVPSVLCGILQEPQTQLSNKTYENQNLETQDTSKPVLLSPTKQRKNPFNTEITASHTFEGKDSQLLDKPVDQTQTPYEVSSPPSALTLSNSEQMKTSMSVPVLQKEETDSDSTFETSLGWRRNTGSSMSDISLSSGMVSMSSVSGSISSIYPAFIGDSEVQGSIQFAANYIQKLGEFHIFVVHCRDLAVAETKKNCSDPYVKCYLLPDKTKLGKRKTTVKKKTLNPTYNEILRFKVIMEVLKTQNFNISVWHNDTFGRNSFLGEVVLDLSEWDFSNTEINEYALKARVSAQTSTLSPSHLMDSRGQMRVALRFLPQASHGKRPSRMETGEVQIWVKDCKNLPPVRGVIIDSFVKCTVLPDTSRKSRQKTRVVKRTANPMFNHTMVYDGFRPEDLKEACVEITVWDHDRLNNHYIGGLRLGLGTGKSYGTEVVWMDSTTDEAQLWQRMLQSDAEWVEDVLPLRMW, from the exons ATGATCGACCTGAGTTTCCTGtcggaggaggagcaggagaccATCCTGGCTGTGTTGAGAAGGGATGCTCAGCTGAAGAAGGCTGAGGAACAGCGTGTCCA GAACCTCCAGAGGACTGTCAGTGACAGGGGCCAACTGAGGTATATGACTGGAGAATGGTTCTACGAGACCAAGCAGCTTCGCCATCAGGATCGAATCCATGGATCTGACATCATCAGGGCCTccatgaaacagaaacacacacagaaaccgCTGACTATAT TGGAACTCTCCCAGATGTTGCCTGAGAAACCCAGTTTTGTCAGCTGTGATAATAAAGAAGTGTTCGTCCCATCTGTTCTCTGTGGAATCCTTCAGGAGCCTCAAACACAGCTAAGCAATAAAAC ATATGAAAACCAGAACCTTGAAACACAAGATACATCCAAACCAGTTTTACTTTCACCAACTAAG CAAAGAAAAAATCCATTCAACACTGAGATCACTGCAAGTCACACTTTTGAGGGAAAGGACAGTCAGTTATTGGACAAACCTGTGGATCAAACCCAGACACCGTATGAGG TTTCTTCTCCACCATCAGCCTTGACTCTCTCCAACTCAGAGCAGATGAAAACCAGCATGTCAGTGCCTGTTCTTCAAAAGGAGGAG acagacagtgacagTACTTTTGAGACCAGCCTGGGCTGGAGAAGAAACACAGGCAGCTCCATGTCTGATATAAGTCTCTCCTCGGGAATGGTCTCCATGTCATCT GTCAGtggcagcatcagcagcatttACCCTGCATTTATTGGTGACAGTGAAGTCCAAGGAAGCATCCAGTTTGCTGCGAACTACATCCAGAAACTTGGAGAGTTTCACATCTTTGTGGTACACTGCAGGGATCTGGCCGTGGCTGAAACCAAGAAGAACTGCTCTGACCC GTATGTGAAATGTTACCTTCTTCCAGACAAAACAAAGTTAGGGAAGAGAAAAACCACTGTGAAAAAGAAGACACTAAACCCCACCTACAATGAAATACTAAGG TTTAAAGTCATAATGGAGGTGCtgaaaactcagaattttaacatcTCGGTATGGCACAATGACACCTTTGGGCGGAACAGTTTCCTGGGCGAGGTGGTCTTGGATTTGTCAGAGTGGGATTTCAGTAACACAGAGATAAATGAATATGCCTTAAAAGCCAGG GTCTCAGCACAAACTTCAACATTGTCTCCCTCACATCTGAtggacagcagaggacagaTGAGAGTTGCCCTGAGATTCCTGCCACAGGCGTCCCATG GTAAGAGACCATCTAGGATGGAGACTGGTGAGGTGCAGATTTGGGTGAAAGACTGCAAGAATCTTCCTCCAGTCAGAGGAGTTATTATTGACTCTTTTGTGAAATG CACCGTACTTCCTGACACAAGTCGGAAAAGTCGACAGAAGACACGGGTGGTGAAGAGGACAGCCAACCCAATGTTTAACCACACAATGGTGTACGATGGCTTCCGACCAGAAGACCTCAAAGAGGCCTGTGTGGAGATCACAGTCTGGGATCATGACCGACTGAACAACCACTATATTGGGGGTCTGAGGCTTGGGCTAGGGACAG
- the sytl2a gene encoding synaptotagmin-like protein 2 isoform X2, protein MLPEKPSFVSCDNKEVFVPSVLCGILQEPQTQLSNKTYENQNLETQDTSKPVLLSPTKQRKNPFNTEITASHTFEGKDSQLLDKPVDQTQTPYEGHLPSSDSCISFATEVKQDPRDSLVTQNASVPMAMPENRAASPSSHESFAETDEPEGRQTNSAAPRGILKRLSTSSSTDSLISRMDPQSAVSLDYLTETLIDRKQVRFSSTVGQTRVEWQDGKELGEHSLLDNDSIAPFRLENNSDLENAVSTAVGTCRPLFRQSQVDSQEGELKCKNEAYLLEQEAGQHQVLGDVFEPCQLEFLSPVRSGLISAEQESGPPVHYTQANAIDWPTGHIIQHQKLPEQSIESSVEATSDTKPSTNGSSEGTSYAFAAKPRRGKLGFSTSENIKPVEVQSTQKEDVKISKPNFCRGPANTTLYESTSVKQEVKPSVVRTLPLTALQNTPFQETVTSVKAQQEATEGRVVQPPERLSNLNTSWEREKTGPKIIFTREEAGHTDIAKSEASHHPKTISDVVSIGNNISHQLVVAVEDTAFTSQERSLSPQTDCSLNLSKEDGTYRANPVILYDETDDSLTGSVTESQISEPLDSVNTPVPSSVAINTQKQKGDIPVSFPWNSISSPQEHKPAKIIELKHLWEKENRGIYRTQDNSNKHKAPISSIFSNKVVSPKFDLRTSSDGRDKFEGEAQTSLYKTKSNVLKYFKVTDKGFVCQSSDRSQLRSSGSTVDMQSTYHQYQVKADTEAQERPLIPSKSQTSRSNDQDDEVRRSPSKTCHPRVLPRESSSPKKSRLECSPLKTFPINIDPQTKDAEAHPWKPTAAPRQRKSPTREAMQTVMTDSKPSKDIISCPLPLHQEDKATYSGYDKSSSPSTSTPSKQPPDKNLGSFKHLVRSFVPHDYQHYLGPQETCYVPTFDQGKAAAAAADNNALHRPQNALEDFVQNQNDSPTEGNAPRGSSWVVQNKDGNFSHKTTTTAWSLTRASSSSYDETSSPVMSTLKRLSARSMSSSKSLENLTTQTISSPPSALTLSNSEQMKTSMSVPVLQKEETDSDSTFETSLGWRRNTGSSMSDISLSSGMVSMSSVSGSISSIYPAFIGDSEVQGSIQFAANYIQKLGEFHIFVVHCRDLAVAETKKNCSDPYVKCYLLPDKTKLGKRKTTVKKKTLNPTYNEILRFKVIMEVLKTQNFNISVWHNDTFGRNSFLGEVVLDLSEWDFSNTEINEYALKARVSAQTSTLSPSHLMDSRGQMRVALRFLPQASHGKRPSRMETGEVQIWVKDCKNLPPVRGVIIDSFVKCTVLPDTSRKSRQKTRVVKRTANPMFNHTMVYDGFRPEDLKEACVEITVWDHDRLNNHYIGGLRLGLGTGKSYGTEVVWMDSTTDEAQLWQRMLQSDAEWVEDVLPLRMW, encoded by the exons ATGTTGCCTGAGAAACCCAGTTTTGTCAGCTGTGATAATAAAGAAGTGTTCGTCCCATCTGTTCTCTGTGGAATCCTTCAGGAGCCTCAAACACAGCTAAGCAATAAAAC ATATGAAAACCAGAACCTTGAAACACAAGATACATCCAAACCAGTTTTACTTTCACCAACTAAG CAAAGAAAAAATCCATTCAACACTGAGATCACTGCAAGTCACACTTTTGAGGGAAAGGACAGTCAGTTATTGGACAAACCTGTGGATCAAACCCAGACACCGTATGAGG GGCATTTACCATCGTCTGACAGCTGCATTTCTTTTGCTACTGAAGTCAAACAAGACCCTAGAGATAGCCTGGTCACCCAGAATGCATCTGTTCCCATGGCAATGCCTGAAAACAGAGCAGCCAGTCCCAGTTCTCACGAGTCATTTGCTGAGACAGATGAGCCAGAAGGTCGGCAAACTAACTCTGCTGCTCCACGTGGCATCCTCAAGCGCTTGTCCACTTCTAGCTCAACAGACTCCCTTATCTCCCGCATGGACCCACAGAGTGCAGTTAGCCTGGATTATCTTACTGAGAccttgatagacaggaagcaggTAAGGTTTAGCTCCACTGTTGGTCAGACCAGAGTTGAGTGGCAGGATGGGAAGGAGTTGGGAGAGCACAGTTTGCTGGACAATGACTCCATCGCTCCTTTTAGGCTGGAAAATAATAGTGACCTTGAGAATGCCGTCAGTACCGCTGTTGGCACATGTAGGCCTTTATTCAGACAGAGTCAAGTGGATTCTCAGGAAGGTGAACTCAAGTGCAAAAACGAGGCATACCTTCTAGAGCAAGAAGCTGGCCAACACCAGGTCCTCGGTG ATGTCTTTGAGCCCTGTCAGTTGGAGTTCTTAAGCCCAGTACGGTCTGGGCTCATTTCTGCTGAGCAGGAGTCAGGACCACCTGTTCACTACACTCAGGCTAACGCAATAGACTGGCCAACAGGACACATCATCCAACACCAGAAACTACCTGAACAAAGCATTGAAAGTTCTGTTGAGGCCACCTCAGATACTAAACCATCAACTAATGGCAGCTCAGAGGGTACATCTTATGCTTTTGCAGCGAAGCCTAGACGAGGAAAACTTGGATTTTCTACAAGTGAGAACATTAAACCTGTTGAGGTACAGAGTACACAGAAAGAAGATGTAAAGATATCTAAACCGAATTTCTGCCGAGGTCCTGCAAATACAACCTTGTATGAATCTACAAGTGTCAAACAAGAAGTTAAACCATCTGTGGTCAGAACACTGCCACTAACAGCATTGCAGAACACTCCCTTTCAAGAAACTGTGACCTCAGTGAAAGCTCAACAAGAGGCAACAGAAGGCAGAGTTGTTCAGCCTCCAGAGAGACTGTCTAATCTGAACACTTcctgggagagagaaaaaactggTCCCAAAATAATATTTACCAGAGAAGAGGCAGGGCACACTGACATTGCCAAGAGTGAAGCTTCACATCATCCTAAGACTATCTCTGATGTGGTGAGCATAGGCAACAATATCTCACATCAATTGGTAGTGGCAGTTGAAGATACTGCTTTCACATCCCAAGAAAGGAGTTTGTCACCACAGACTGATTGTAGCCTCAATTTATCTAAAGAAGATGGCACATACAGAGCAAATCCAGTCATCCTCTATGATGAGACAGATGACTCTCTAACAGGCTCAGTAACAGAGTCACAGATTTCTGAGCCACTGGATAGTGTCAACACTCCTGTGCCTTCCTCTGTAGCCATCAACACCCAAAAGCAAAAGGGGGATATTCCAGTTTCCTTCCCTTGGAATTCCATTTCCAGTCCTCAAGAGCACAAGCCAGCCAAAATCATTGAGCTGAAACATTTGTGGGAGAAGGAAAATAGAGGAATATACAGGACCCAGGATAATTCCAACAAGCATAAAGCCCCTATCAGTTCAATATTCAGTAACAAAGTGGTTTCCCCTAAGTTTGATCTGAGAACATCCTCAGATGGCAGAGATAAGTTTGAGGGAGAAGCACAAACATCTCTATACAAAACTAAGTctaatgttttgaaatatttcaaagTAACAGACAAGGGTTTTGTCTGTCAGAGTTCAGACAGATCACAGCTGAGGAGTTCTGGTAGTACTGTAGATATGCAGTCAACATATCATCAATACCAGGTCAAGGCTGACACAGAAGCTCAAGAAAGGCCCCTCATTCCTAGTAAATCCCAAACTTCAAGATCAAATGACCAGGATGACGAGGTCAGGAGGAGTCCATCTAAGACCTGCCACCCAAGGGTCTTACCTAGAGAATCCTCCAGTCCCAAGAAATCCAGACTGGAATGCTCTCCCTTAAAAACGTTTCCAATAAACATCGACCCGCAAACTAAGGATGCTGAAGCGCATCCTTGGAAGCCAACAGCAGCACCAAGACAGAGGAAGAGTCCCACTCGTGAAGCAATGCAGACAGTGATGACTGACAGTAAACCTAGCAAAGACATCATCTCATGTCCTCTCCCTTTACATCAAGAAGACAAAGCAACTTATTCTGGTTATGATAAAAGTTCAAGCCCCTCTACTTCAACACCATCCAAACAACCCCCAGACAAGAATTTGGGGTCATTCAAACACCTTGTTAGATCATTCGTCCCTCATGATTATCAACACTACCTCGGGCCACAGGAGACATGCTATGTTCCCACTTTTGACCAAGggaaagctgctgctgctgctgctgataatAATGCCCTACACAGACCACAAAATGCCCTTGAAGACTTTGTGCAAAACCAGAATGACAGTCCCACTGAGGGGAATGCTCCAAGGGGCAGTTCTTGGGTTGTGCAAAATAAAGATGGAAACTTCagccacaaaacaacaactacGGCCTGGTCTCTGACTCGGGCAAGTTCAAGCA GTTATGATGAGACTTCTAGTCCTGTTATGTCAACTCTGAAACGATTATCTGCAAGGAGCATGTCCTCTTCCAAAAGTCTGGAAAACCTCACCACACAAACAA TTTCTTCTCCACCATCAGCCTTGACTCTCTCCAACTCAGAGCAGATGAAAACCAGCATGTCAGTGCCTGTTCTTCAAAAGGAGGAG acagacagtgacagTACTTTTGAGACCAGCCTGGGCTGGAGAAGAAACACAGGCAGCTCCATGTCTGATATAAGTCTCTCCTCGGGAATGGTCTCCATGTCATCT GTCAGtggcagcatcagcagcatttACCCTGCATTTATTGGTGACAGTGAAGTCCAAGGAAGCATCCAGTTTGCTGCGAACTACATCCAGAAACTTGGAGAGTTTCACATCTTTGTGGTACACTGCAGGGATCTGGCCGTGGCTGAAACCAAGAAGAACTGCTCTGACCC GTATGTGAAATGTTACCTTCTTCCAGACAAAACAAAGTTAGGGAAGAGAAAAACCACTGTGAAAAAGAAGACACTAAACCCCACCTACAATGAAATACTAAGG TTTAAAGTCATAATGGAGGTGCtgaaaactcagaattttaacatcTCGGTATGGCACAATGACACCTTTGGGCGGAACAGTTTCCTGGGCGAGGTGGTCTTGGATTTGTCAGAGTGGGATTTCAGTAACACAGAGATAAATGAATATGCCTTAAAAGCCAGG GTCTCAGCACAAACTTCAACATTGTCTCCCTCACATCTGAtggacagcagaggacagaTGAGAGTTGCCCTGAGATTCCTGCCACAGGCGTCCCATG GTAAGAGACCATCTAGGATGGAGACTGGTGAGGTGCAGATTTGGGTGAAAGACTGCAAGAATCTTCCTCCAGTCAGAGGAGTTATTATTGACTCTTTTGTGAAATG CACCGTACTTCCTGACACAAGTCGGAAAAGTCGACAGAAGACACGGGTGGTGAAGAGGACAGCCAACCCAATGTTTAACCACACAATGGTGTACGATGGCTTCCGACCAGAAGACCTCAAAGAGGCCTGTGTGGAGATCACAGTCTGGGATCATGACCGACTGAACAACCACTATATTGGGGGTCTGAGGCTTGGGCTAGGGACAG
- the sytl2a gene encoding synaptotagmin-like protein 2 isoform X3 — MGLTIYENQNLETQDTSKPVLLSPTKQRKNPFNTEITASHTFEGKDSQLLDKPVDQTQTPYEGHLPSSDSCISFATEVKQDPRDSLVTQNASVPMAMPENRAASPSSHESFAETDEPEGRQTNSAAPRGILKRLSTSSSTDSLISRMDPQSAVSLDYLTETLIDRKQVRFSSTVGQTRVEWQDGKELGEHSLLDNDSIAPFRLENNSDLENAVSTAVGTCRPLFRQSQVDSQEGELKCKNEAYLLEQEAGQHQVLGDVFEPCQLEFLSPVRSGLISAEQESGPPVHYTQANAIDWPTGHIIQHQKLPEQSIESSVEATSDTKPSTNGSSEGTSYAFAAKPRRGKLGFSTSENIKPVEVQSTQKEDVKISKPNFCRGPANTTLYESTSVKQEVKPSVVRTLPLTALQNTPFQETVTSVKAQQEATEGRVVQPPERLSNLNTSWEREKTGPKIIFTREEAGHTDIAKSEASHHPKTISDVVSIGNNISHQLVVAVEDTAFTSQERSLSPQTDCSLNLSKEDGTYRANPVILYDETDDSLTGSVTESQISEPLDSVNTPVPSSVAINTQKQKGDIPVSFPWNSISSPQEHKPAKIIELKHLWEKENRGIYRTQDNSNKHKAPISSIFSNKVVSPKFDLRTSSDGRDKFEGEAQTSLYKTKSNVLKYFKVTDKGFVCQSSDRSQLRSSGSTVDMQSTYHQYQVKADTEAQERPLIPSKSQTSRSNDQDDEVRRSPSKTCHPRVLPRESSSPKKSRLECSPLKTFPINIDPQTKDAEAHPWKPTAAPRQRKSPTREAMQTVMTDSKPSKDIISCPLPLHQEDKATYSGYDKSSSPSTSTPSKQPPDKNLGSFKHLVRSFVPHDYQHYLGPQETCYVPTFDQGKAAAAAADNNALHRPQNALEDFVQNQNDSPTEGNAPRGSSWVVQNKDGNFSHKTTTTAWSLTRASSSSYDETSSPVMSTLKRLSARSMSSSKSLENLTTQTISSPPSALTLSNSEQMKTSMSVPVLQKEETDSDSTFETSLGWRRNTGSSMSDISLSSGMVSMSSVSGSISSIYPAFIGDSEVQGSIQFAANYIQKLGEFHIFVVHCRDLAVAETKKNCSDPYVKCYLLPDKTKLGKRKTTVKKKTLNPTYNEILRFKVIMEVLKTQNFNISVWHNDTFGRNSFLGEVVLDLSEWDFSNTEINEYALKARVSAQTSTLSPSHLMDSRGQMRVALRFLPQASHGKRPSRMETGEVQIWVKDCKNLPPVRGVIIDSFVKCTVLPDTSRKSRQKTRVVKRTANPMFNHTMVYDGFRPEDLKEACVEITVWDHDRLNNHYIGGLRLGLGTGKSYGTEVVWMDSTTDEAQLWQRMLQSDAEWVEDVLPLRMW; from the exons ATGGGATTGACGAT ATATGAAAACCAGAACCTTGAAACACAAGATACATCCAAACCAGTTTTACTTTCACCAACTAAG CAAAGAAAAAATCCATTCAACACTGAGATCACTGCAAGTCACACTTTTGAGGGAAAGGACAGTCAGTTATTGGACAAACCTGTGGATCAAACCCAGACACCGTATGAGG GGCATTTACCATCGTCTGACAGCTGCATTTCTTTTGCTACTGAAGTCAAACAAGACCCTAGAGATAGCCTGGTCACCCAGAATGCATCTGTTCCCATGGCAATGCCTGAAAACAGAGCAGCCAGTCCCAGTTCTCACGAGTCATTTGCTGAGACAGATGAGCCAGAAGGTCGGCAAACTAACTCTGCTGCTCCACGTGGCATCCTCAAGCGCTTGTCCACTTCTAGCTCAACAGACTCCCTTATCTCCCGCATGGACCCACAGAGTGCAGTTAGCCTGGATTATCTTACTGAGAccttgatagacaggaagcaggTAAGGTTTAGCTCCACTGTTGGTCAGACCAGAGTTGAGTGGCAGGATGGGAAGGAGTTGGGAGAGCACAGTTTGCTGGACAATGACTCCATCGCTCCTTTTAGGCTGGAAAATAATAGTGACCTTGAGAATGCCGTCAGTACCGCTGTTGGCACATGTAGGCCTTTATTCAGACAGAGTCAAGTGGATTCTCAGGAAGGTGAACTCAAGTGCAAAAACGAGGCATACCTTCTAGAGCAAGAAGCTGGCCAACACCAGGTCCTCGGTG ATGTCTTTGAGCCCTGTCAGTTGGAGTTCTTAAGCCCAGTACGGTCTGGGCTCATTTCTGCTGAGCAGGAGTCAGGACCACCTGTTCACTACACTCAGGCTAACGCAATAGACTGGCCAACAGGACACATCATCCAACACCAGAAACTACCTGAACAAAGCATTGAAAGTTCTGTTGAGGCCACCTCAGATACTAAACCATCAACTAATGGCAGCTCAGAGGGTACATCTTATGCTTTTGCAGCGAAGCCTAGACGAGGAAAACTTGGATTTTCTACAAGTGAGAACATTAAACCTGTTGAGGTACAGAGTACACAGAAAGAAGATGTAAAGATATCTAAACCGAATTTCTGCCGAGGTCCTGCAAATACAACCTTGTATGAATCTACAAGTGTCAAACAAGAAGTTAAACCATCTGTGGTCAGAACACTGCCACTAACAGCATTGCAGAACACTCCCTTTCAAGAAACTGTGACCTCAGTGAAAGCTCAACAAGAGGCAACAGAAGGCAGAGTTGTTCAGCCTCCAGAGAGACTGTCTAATCTGAACACTTcctgggagagagaaaaaactggTCCCAAAATAATATTTACCAGAGAAGAGGCAGGGCACACTGACATTGCCAAGAGTGAAGCTTCACATCATCCTAAGACTATCTCTGATGTGGTGAGCATAGGCAACAATATCTCACATCAATTGGTAGTGGCAGTTGAAGATACTGCTTTCACATCCCAAGAAAGGAGTTTGTCACCACAGACTGATTGTAGCCTCAATTTATCTAAAGAAGATGGCACATACAGAGCAAATCCAGTCATCCTCTATGATGAGACAGATGACTCTCTAACAGGCTCAGTAACAGAGTCACAGATTTCTGAGCCACTGGATAGTGTCAACACTCCTGTGCCTTCCTCTGTAGCCATCAACACCCAAAAGCAAAAGGGGGATATTCCAGTTTCCTTCCCTTGGAATTCCATTTCCAGTCCTCAAGAGCACAAGCCAGCCAAAATCATTGAGCTGAAACATTTGTGGGAGAAGGAAAATAGAGGAATATACAGGACCCAGGATAATTCCAACAAGCATAAAGCCCCTATCAGTTCAATATTCAGTAACAAAGTGGTTTCCCCTAAGTTTGATCTGAGAACATCCTCAGATGGCAGAGATAAGTTTGAGGGAGAAGCACAAACATCTCTATACAAAACTAAGTctaatgttttgaaatatttcaaagTAACAGACAAGGGTTTTGTCTGTCAGAGTTCAGACAGATCACAGCTGAGGAGTTCTGGTAGTACTGTAGATATGCAGTCAACATATCATCAATACCAGGTCAAGGCTGACACAGAAGCTCAAGAAAGGCCCCTCATTCCTAGTAAATCCCAAACTTCAAGATCAAATGACCAGGATGACGAGGTCAGGAGGAGTCCATCTAAGACCTGCCACCCAAGGGTCTTACCTAGAGAATCCTCCAGTCCCAAGAAATCCAGACTGGAATGCTCTCCCTTAAAAACGTTTCCAATAAACATCGACCCGCAAACTAAGGATGCTGAAGCGCATCCTTGGAAGCCAACAGCAGCACCAAGACAGAGGAAGAGTCCCACTCGTGAAGCAATGCAGACAGTGATGACTGACAGTAAACCTAGCAAAGACATCATCTCATGTCCTCTCCCTTTACATCAAGAAGACAAAGCAACTTATTCTGGTTATGATAAAAGTTCAAGCCCCTCTACTTCAACACCATCCAAACAACCCCCAGACAAGAATTTGGGGTCATTCAAACACCTTGTTAGATCATTCGTCCCTCATGATTATCAACACTACCTCGGGCCACAGGAGACATGCTATGTTCCCACTTTTGACCAAGggaaagctgctgctgctgctgctgataatAATGCCCTACACAGACCACAAAATGCCCTTGAAGACTTTGTGCAAAACCAGAATGACAGTCCCACTGAGGGGAATGCTCCAAGGGGCAGTTCTTGGGTTGTGCAAAATAAAGATGGAAACTTCagccacaaaacaacaactacGGCCTGGTCTCTGACTCGGGCAAGTTCAAGCA GTTATGATGAGACTTCTAGTCCTGTTATGTCAACTCTGAAACGATTATCTGCAAGGAGCATGTCCTCTTCCAAAAGTCTGGAAAACCTCACCACACAAACAA TTTCTTCTCCACCATCAGCCTTGACTCTCTCCAACTCAGAGCAGATGAAAACCAGCATGTCAGTGCCTGTTCTTCAAAAGGAGGAG acagacagtgacagTACTTTTGAGACCAGCCTGGGCTGGAGAAGAAACACAGGCAGCTCCATGTCTGATATAAGTCTCTCCTCGGGAATGGTCTCCATGTCATCT GTCAGtggcagcatcagcagcatttACCCTGCATTTATTGGTGACAGTGAAGTCCAAGGAAGCATCCAGTTTGCTGCGAACTACATCCAGAAACTTGGAGAGTTTCACATCTTTGTGGTACACTGCAGGGATCTGGCCGTGGCTGAAACCAAGAAGAACTGCTCTGACCC GTATGTGAAATGTTACCTTCTTCCAGACAAAACAAAGTTAGGGAAGAGAAAAACCACTGTGAAAAAGAAGACACTAAACCCCACCTACAATGAAATACTAAGG TTTAAAGTCATAATGGAGGTGCtgaaaactcagaattttaacatcTCGGTATGGCACAATGACACCTTTGGGCGGAACAGTTTCCTGGGCGAGGTGGTCTTGGATTTGTCAGAGTGGGATTTCAGTAACACAGAGATAAATGAATATGCCTTAAAAGCCAGG GTCTCAGCACAAACTTCAACATTGTCTCCCTCACATCTGAtggacagcagaggacagaTGAGAGTTGCCCTGAGATTCCTGCCACAGGCGTCCCATG GTAAGAGACCATCTAGGATGGAGACTGGTGAGGTGCAGATTTGGGTGAAAGACTGCAAGAATCTTCCTCCAGTCAGAGGAGTTATTATTGACTCTTTTGTGAAATG CACCGTACTTCCTGACACAAGTCGGAAAAGTCGACAGAAGACACGGGTGGTGAAGAGGACAGCCAACCCAATGTTTAACCACACAATGGTGTACGATGGCTTCCGACCAGAAGACCTCAAAGAGGCCTGTGTGGAGATCACAGTCTGGGATCATGACCGACTGAACAACCACTATATTGGGGGTCTGAGGCTTGGGCTAGGGACAG